One stretch of Fictibacillus sp. b24 DNA includes these proteins:
- a CDS encoding MOSC domain-containing protein — MKGKVASLNIKLPEEVATSNKTFFTAYNKIPQQQPVFLHKTHFEGDGVGDKVHHGGLDQAVCVYPFEHYEKWNAELKLDSPLKIPAFGENITPIGFTEDAVCIGDVFQMGEAVVQITQPRQPCNTLASILCRPDMIKKVVDTGRTGYYLRVLQEGMVAVGDEMVRIEKHSAGISVTETNQIKYGFEKDPEKIQRLIEVKELAESMRDSLLKRT, encoded by the coding sequence ATGAAGGGAAAAGTAGCTTCCTTAAACATCAAGCTTCCGGAAGAAGTAGCAACGTCTAACAAGACTTTTTTTACAGCTTATAATAAAATTCCGCAGCAGCAGCCGGTCTTTTTACATAAAACGCATTTTGAGGGAGACGGTGTTGGAGATAAGGTCCATCATGGCGGACTGGATCAAGCGGTTTGTGTGTATCCTTTTGAACATTATGAAAAGTGGAATGCTGAGCTGAAGCTGGATAGTCCGCTTAAGATACCAGCATTCGGAGAAAATATTACACCTATAGGGTTTACAGAAGATGCTGTGTGTATTGGAGACGTTTTTCAGATGGGGGAAGCGGTCGTTCAAATCACACAGCCTCGCCAGCCTTGTAACACATTAGCTTCTATATTGTGCCGCCCTGATATGATTAAAAAAGTTGTAGATACAGGCCGTACCGGATATTATCTTCGTGTTCTGCAAGAAGGAATGGTGGCAGTAGGTGATGAGATGGTGAGAATCGAAAAACACTCAGCTGGCATTTCTGTTACAGAAACCAATCAGATCAAGTATGGATTTGAAAAAGATCCCGAAAAAATTCAGCGTTTAATTGAAGTGAAGGAATTGGCTGAATCGATGAGAGACTCTTTATTAAAAAGAACTTAA
- a CDS encoding S8 family peptidase, with protein sequence MKKTVLRTFSAMLSLLFVLSLLVGNLHFSASAATVDKGPKNFLVGFKSDIQTAQVNDVKKMGGQVKHQFKFMDTMLVSMPEAAAEALKKNPNVSYVEEDSIAYKTAQSTPWGITHIKANQVHATGNTGSGVKVAILDTGIDASHEDLNVRGGASFVPSEPNALVDGDGHGTHVAGTVAALNNTTGVLGVAYSADLYAVKVLDSTGSGTYSGIIQGIEWAVANNMDVINMSLGGSSGSTALQQACDNAYNSGVLVVAAAGNSGTKGKRNTIGYPAKYASVMAVGAVDANNARASFSSVGTELEVMAPGVSILSSVPGNKYASYNGTSMASPHVAGAAALIMAGNPGLSNVQVRQKLVNTAKPLGDAFYYGKGVIDVYAATR encoded by the coding sequence ATGAAAAAAACTGTATTACGCACGTTTAGTGCAATGCTCAGTTTGTTGTTTGTCCTATCCTTATTGGTAGGTAATCTCCATTTCTCTGCATCTGCTGCAACGGTTGATAAAGGACCGAAAAACTTCCTCGTTGGTTTTAAATCAGATATTCAAACAGCTCAAGTAAATGATGTTAAAAAAATGGGTGGGCAAGTTAAGCATCAGTTCAAGTTTATGGATACGATGCTTGTTTCAATGCCTGAAGCGGCAGCAGAAGCACTTAAAAAGAACCCGAATGTTTCTTATGTAGAAGAAGACAGCATCGCGTATAAAACAGCTCAATCTACCCCATGGGGAATTACACATATTAAAGCAAATCAAGTTCATGCGACTGGAAACACAGGATCAGGTGTTAAAGTAGCGATTTTAGATACGGGAATTGATGCAAGTCATGAAGACTTAAACGTGCGTGGCGGTGCGAGCTTTGTACCAAGTGAGCCAAATGCGCTGGTTGATGGTGATGGCCACGGAACACACGTTGCAGGTACAGTAGCAGCACTTAATAACACGACAGGTGTTCTTGGTGTAGCTTATTCAGCTGACCTTTATGCGGTAAAAGTTTTAGACAGTACTGGAAGCGGAACATACAGCGGCATCATTCAAGGAATTGAATGGGCTGTTGCTAACAATATGGATGTCATCAACATGAGCTTAGGTGGGAGCTCTGGATCAACGGCGCTTCAGCAAGCTTGTGATAATGCATATAACTCTGGTGTGCTAGTAGTTGCGGCTGCAGGAAACTCAGGAACAAAAGGGAAGAGAAACACGATTGGTTATCCTGCAAAATATGCTTCTGTAATGGCAGTTGGAGCGGTTGACGCTAACAATGCGCGCGCTTCATTTTCGAGTGTTGGTACCGAGCTTGAGGTGATGGCACCGGGTGTTAGTATTTTAAGTTCTGTGCCAGGCAACAAGTATGCGAGCTACAACGGAACGTCAATGGCTTCTCCGCACGTAGCAGGAGCAGCAGCGCTTATTATGGCTGGAAACCCAGGACTTTCAAACGTTCAAGTTCGCCAAAAGCTCGTTAACACAGCAAAACCGCTTGGTGATGCATTCTATTACGGTAAAGGCGTAATTGATGTTTACGCAGCTACTAGATAA
- a CDS encoding winged helix-turn-helix transcriptional regulator, producing the protein MDVVCGKWKGIILCHLQQNDVLRFGEIKKLLPKVSQKTLTLQLRELEADGLINREVYPEVPPKVEYSLTEYGKNLEVTLNHMSEWGRSHVEKVELNR; encoded by the coding sequence ATGGATGTGGTATGCGGAAAATGGAAAGGTATCATCTTATGCCATTTACAGCAAAACGATGTTTTACGATTTGGTGAAATTAAAAAATTGCTTCCAAAAGTGTCACAAAAAACACTAACGCTTCAACTAAGAGAATTAGAAGCTGATGGATTGATCAATCGTGAAGTATACCCAGAAGTGCCTCCGAAAGTAGAGTATTCGTTAACGGAATACGGAAAAAATTTAGAAGTCACATTAAACCACATGAGTGAATGGGGAAGAAGTCATGTTGAAAAAGTGGAATTAAACAGGTAG
- the prfA gene encoding peptide chain release factor 1, translating into MLERLETIEARYDKLNELLSDPEVINDTNKLRDYSKEQSSLQDTVAVYREYKEAKEQLDEAKLMLEDKLDAEMTAMVKEEISGLNQQIEEFTAQLKILLLPKDPNDDKNVIVEVRGAAGGDEAALFAGDLYRMYTRYAEMQGWKSEVIEASYTELGGYKEIIFMINGAGAYSKLKYENGAHRVQRVPSTESGGRIHTSTATVAVLPEAEEVEVEIHEKDVRVDTFTSSGPGGQSVNTTQSAVRLTHVPTGTVVSCQDEKSQIKNKEKAMKVLRARVYDKIQREIQKEYDETRKSAVGSGDRSERIRTYNFPQNRVTDHRIGLTIQKLDQILLGKMDEFVEALITEDQTSKMKAQADA; encoded by the coding sequence ATGTTAGAACGTTTAGAGACGATTGAAGCAAGATATGACAAGTTAAATGAATTACTCAGTGACCCTGAGGTTATAAATGATACGAACAAGCTTCGCGATTATTCAAAAGAGCAATCTTCCCTTCAAGATACAGTAGCAGTTTACCGTGAGTATAAAGAAGCGAAAGAGCAATTAGATGAAGCTAAATTGATGCTCGAAGATAAGCTTGATGCTGAAATGACTGCGATGGTAAAAGAAGAGATCTCAGGGCTTAACCAACAGATCGAAGAATTTACAGCTCAGTTAAAAATTCTATTGCTTCCAAAAGACCCGAACGACGACAAGAACGTTATCGTCGAGGTTCGCGGTGCAGCAGGTGGAGACGAGGCGGCACTTTTCGCTGGCGACCTTTACCGTATGTACACACGTTATGCAGAGATGCAAGGATGGAAGTCCGAAGTAATTGAAGCTTCATACACAGAGCTTGGCGGATACAAAGAGATCATCTTTATGATCAATGGTGCTGGTGCTTATTCAAAGCTTAAATATGAAAACGGTGCACACCGTGTTCAGCGTGTCCCTTCAACAGAATCAGGCGGACGTATTCATACGTCTACAGCAACGGTTGCTGTACTTCCAGAGGCTGAAGAGGTTGAAGTTGAGATTCATGAAAAAGACGTTCGTGTTGATACGTTTACATCTTCTGGTCCTGGGGGTCAGTCTGTAAACACGACTCAATCAGCGGTTCGTTTAACACATGTTCCTACAGGTACGGTTGTATCATGTCAGGATGAGAAATCACAGATCAAGAACAAAGAAAAAGCGATGAAGGTTCTTCGTGCGCGTGTTTATGATAAGATTCAGCGAGAAATACAAAAAGAATATGATGAAACACGTAAGAGTGCGGTTGGATCAGGTGACCGTTCAGAGCGTATTCGTACGTACAACTTCCCGCAAAACCGTGTTACCGACCACCGTATCGGTTTAACGATTCAAAAGCTTGATCAGATCCTTCTTGGTAAGATGGATGAGTTCGTTGAGGCACTCATTACGGAAGATCAAACAAGCAAGATGAAAGCTCAGGCGGATGCGTAA
- the prmC gene encoding peptide chain release factor N(5)-glutamine methyltransferase — MITKVHEALAWASSFLAENGREGFAAEILMRHVLGDVNRTEMLMRLHDVMDEDEYAELRAAVKRHVDGEPVQYITGKEEFYGRTFSVNEEVLIPRPETEELVEHMLTLISNHFGDGAAVSVADIGTGSGAISISLALENERLDVYTVDIAEESIEVAKGNANRLGAKVTFLHGDLLQPFIEQGKKLDVVVSNPPYIPDHEIAVLETIVKDREPMRALSGGEDGYVFYRRFMEELPLVLNEKAIVGFEVGAGQGETVADMLRETFPSAEVYVKEDISGKDRMVFALLGK, encoded by the coding sequence ATGATTACAAAAGTTCATGAAGCCCTCGCGTGGGCTTCTTCTTTTTTAGCTGAAAACGGACGCGAAGGGTTTGCGGCAGAGATTTTAATGAGGCATGTATTGGGCGATGTCAACCGAACAGAGATGCTGATGCGTCTTCACGATGTGATGGATGAGGATGAGTACGCTGAGTTGAGAGCAGCAGTCAAGCGCCATGTTGACGGAGAACCTGTTCAGTACATTACGGGTAAGGAAGAGTTTTACGGTCGAACGTTTTCGGTGAACGAAGAAGTCTTAATTCCGCGTCCCGAAACAGAAGAACTGGTCGAGCATATGCTAACGCTTATTTCTAACCATTTTGGAGATGGCGCGGCTGTTTCTGTTGCAGATATTGGCACAGGAAGCGGTGCGATTTCGATTTCGTTGGCTCTTGAAAACGAGCGATTGGATGTATATACGGTTGATATTGCAGAGGAGTCGATAGAGGTGGCGAAGGGTAACGCCAATCGGCTTGGTGCAAAGGTTACATTCTTGCACGGTGATCTGTTGCAGCCTTTTATCGAACAGGGTAAGAAGCTGGATGTAGTCGTTTCAAACCCGCCATATATCCCTGATCATGAGATAGCAGTCCTCGAAACCATCGTAAAAGACCGTGAGCCGATGAGAGCATTAAGCGGCGGGGAAGACGGATATGTTTTCTACAGAAGGTTTATGGAAGAACTGCCTCTCGTCTTGAATGAAAAGGCGATTGTTGGCTTTGAAGTTGGAGCAGGGCAGGGCGAGACGGTTGCAGATATGCTGCGTGAGACGTTCCCTAGTGCTGAAGTTTATGTGAAAGAAGACATCAGCGGCAAGGATCGTATGGTATTCGCTCTTCTTGGGAAATAA
- the rbsB gene encoding ribose ABC transporter substrate-binding protein RbsB — translation MKKALLIMMSLSIFLLGACSLEPPSWAKPAKKGDGEKIKIGLSVSTLNNPFFVSMKNGVIEEAKKQGAEVVVVDAQNDSAKQVNDVEDLLQQGIDALLINPTDSAAISTAVQSANNMDVPVVTLDRSTDKGDVATLVASDNVKGGQMAADFIVEQLGEGAKVAELEGVPGASATRERGKGFHNVADQKLDVAAKQSADFDRTKGLNVMENVLQGNPDIKAVFAHNDEMALGALQAINSSGRDVLVVGFDGNDDAVNAVKEGKLAATVAQQPALIGELAVKAASDVLAGKKVEKKIAAPLKLMVKE, via the coding sequence ATGAAAAAAGCTTTATTAATTATGATGTCTCTATCAATCTTCTTATTAGGAGCATGTTCATTAGAGCCCCCTTCATGGGCGAAGCCAGCCAAAAAAGGTGATGGAGAAAAAATTAAGATTGGTTTATCCGTTTCAACGCTAAACAATCCATTCTTCGTTTCAATGAAAAATGGCGTTATTGAGGAAGCAAAGAAACAAGGTGCAGAAGTAGTTGTCGTGGATGCACAGAATGACTCTGCTAAACAAGTAAACGATGTTGAAGATCTATTGCAGCAAGGAATTGATGCCCTATTGATCAATCCTACAGATTCAGCAGCCATCTCAACTGCCGTTCAATCTGCAAACAACATGGATGTTCCTGTTGTAACGCTCGACCGCTCAACAGATAAAGGAGATGTAGCAACACTTGTTGCTTCTGATAACGTAAAAGGCGGCCAAATGGCAGCTGACTTTATCGTCGAACAGCTTGGTGAAGGCGCAAAAGTCGCTGAACTAGAAGGTGTACCTGGTGCTTCCGCTACACGTGAGCGTGGTAAAGGATTCCATAACGTGGCTGATCAAAAGCTAGATGTCGCTGCCAAACAATCAGCCGACTTTGACCGAACAAAAGGATTGAACGTTATGGAGAACGTCCTTCAAGGAAATCCAGACATCAAAGCAGTCTTCGCACACAACGATGAGATGGCATTAGGTGCTTTGCAAGCAATCAACAGCTCTGGCCGCGATGTGCTCGTCGTTGGGTTTGACGGAAATGATGATGCGGTAAACGCTGTAAAAGAAGGCAAACTAGCAGCAACAGTCGCTCAACAGCCTGCGCTGATCGGTGAACTCGCTGTAAAAGCCGCATCAGACGTACTAGCTGGAAAAAAAGTAGAAAAGAAGATTGCCGCACCGCTTAAGTTGATGGTGAAGGAATAA
- the rbsC gene encoding ribose ABC transporter permease RbsC encodes MKTPTKVNHVDNITQKLGPFLGLIILVVIVSVLNPSFLEPLNLLNLLRQVAINALIAFGMTFVILTGGIDLSVGAILALSSALMAGMIVSGMDPMLAILIGCLLGAVMGAINGLLITKGKMAPFIATLATMTIFRGLTLVYTDGNPITGLGENYLFQLFGRGYFLGIPVPAITMMLSFALFWVILHKTPFGRKTYAIGGNEKAAIISGIKVTKVKVMIYSLAGLLAALAGAILTSRLNSAQPTAGTSYELDAIAAVVLGGTSLSGGRGLIVGTLIGALIIGTLNNGLNLLGVSSFFQMVVKGVVILIAVLIDRKKAA; translated from the coding sequence ATGAAAACACCTACAAAAGTGAATCATGTAGATAATATCACGCAAAAGCTTGGACCATTCTTAGGCCTGATCATCCTTGTCGTTATTGTATCGGTCCTGAACCCAAGTTTCCTAGAACCACTAAACTTATTAAACTTGCTGCGCCAAGTGGCGATTAATGCACTTATTGCTTTCGGTATGACATTCGTTATTTTAACAGGCGGTATCGACTTATCCGTCGGTGCGATTCTAGCGCTTTCCAGTGCGTTGATGGCTGGCATGATCGTATCTGGGATGGATCCGATGCTTGCCATCTTAATCGGATGTTTGCTTGGAGCTGTTATGGGCGCGATTAACGGCCTATTGATCACAAAAGGAAAAATGGCTCCTTTTATCGCAACACTTGCAACTATGACGATTTTCCGTGGATTAACATTGGTATATACAGACGGTAACCCGATTACAGGTCTTGGAGAGAACTATTTATTTCAGCTTTTCGGACGAGGGTATTTCTTAGGTATTCCTGTCCCAGCGATTACGATGATGCTTTCTTTCGCATTGTTTTGGGTGATCCTTCACAAGACTCCGTTCGGACGTAAAACATATGCGATCGGCGGAAACGAGAAAGCCGCTATCATTTCAGGTATTAAAGTTACAAAAGTAAAAGTGATGATCTATTCCCTAGCTGGACTTCTTGCGGCATTAGCGGGTGCGATTCTAACATCGCGTTTGAACTCTGCACAGCCAACTGCCGGAACGTCTTATGAGTTAGATGCGATCGCTGCGGTCGTTCTAGGCGGCACAAGTTTATCAGGCGGACGCGGTTTGATTGTTGGAACTTTGATTGGTGCCTTGATTATCGGAACGCTGAACAACGGTCTGAACTTGCTAGGTGTATCTTCATTCTTCCAAATGGTCGTAAAAGGTGTCGTTATCCTGATCGCCGTATTAATTGATCGTAAAAAAGCAGCATAG
- a CDS encoding sugar ABC transporter ATP-binding protein, producing the protein MHIQMNEIYKAFGANQVLTGVHFDLQEGEVHALMGENGAGKSTMMNILTGLHKRDSGKIVIDGEERYFDNPKEAEKHGIAFIHQELNVWPDMTVLDNLFIGKELRSPFGLLKSKEMKTLAKKQFEKLAVTIPLDKEAGLCSVGEQQMIEIAKALMTNAKVIIMDEPTAALTEREIEKLFTVINALRKEGVSIVYISHRMEEIFAICDRITVMRDGKTVDTQTVSETNFDEVVRKMVGRELTDRYPERNPNIGETILEVKNATRQGVFDNVNFSVKSGEIVGVAGLMGAGRTEIMRALFGLDKLDSGEIWINGQKVSIKNPFEAVKRGIGFITEDRKNEGLVLDFSIRENMALPNLTSFSKNGVIDYKTETDFVDMLIKRLQIKTESGETYAKNLSGGNQQKVVIAKWVGIGPRVLILDEPTRGVDVGAKREIYQLMNELTDRGVAIIMVSSELPEVLGMSDRILVVHEGRINGELPKNEATQEKIMTYATGGQ; encoded by the coding sequence ATGCATATTCAAATGAACGAGATCTATAAGGCATTTGGTGCCAACCAAGTATTAACCGGCGTTCACTTTGATCTGCAAGAAGGCGAAGTTCATGCCCTTATGGGTGAAAATGGCGCAGGAAAATCAACAATGATGAACATTCTGACTGGTCTTCACAAACGGGATTCTGGAAAGATTGTTATAGATGGTGAAGAACGCTATTTTGATAATCCGAAAGAAGCTGAAAAGCACGGTATTGCGTTTATCCACCAAGAGCTTAACGTATGGCCTGACATGACGGTGCTTGATAACCTGTTTATCGGAAAAGAATTACGATCACCGTTCGGCCTTTTAAAATCAAAAGAAATGAAAACGCTGGCAAAAAAGCAATTTGAAAAGCTGGCTGTCACGATCCCGCTCGATAAAGAAGCCGGCCTCTGCTCGGTCGGTGAGCAGCAAATGATTGAAATCGCAAAGGCTCTCATGACAAATGCAAAAGTGATTATCATGGACGAGCCCACTGCTGCCCTTACAGAGCGTGAGATTGAAAAGTTATTTACTGTAATCAACGCACTTCGGAAAGAAGGCGTGTCGATCGTTTATATTTCTCACCGGATGGAAGAGATTTTCGCGATTTGCGACCGAATCACGGTCATGCGCGATGGTAAAACGGTTGATACACAAACGGTCTCAGAGACCAACTTTGATGAAGTCGTTCGAAAAATGGTTGGCCGTGAACTGACAGACCGTTATCCAGAGCGCAATCCGAACATAGGCGAGACGATTTTAGAAGTCAAGAATGCCACGAGACAAGGTGTTTTTGATAATGTGAATTTTTCAGTAAAATCTGGTGAAATTGTCGGAGTGGCTGGACTCATGGGAGCTGGCCGAACAGAGATCATGCGAGCGTTGTTTGGCCTTGATAAGCTGGATTCTGGCGAGATTTGGATCAACGGGCAAAAGGTATCGATCAAAAATCCGTTTGAGGCGGTGAAACGCGGAATCGGTTTTATTACAGAAGACCGGAAGAATGAAGGATTGGTACTGGATTTCTCGATACGTGAAAACATGGCGCTGCCGAACTTAACGAGCTTTTCGAAAAATGGCGTTATAGACTATAAAACGGAAACAGATTTTGTAGATATGCTGATTAAACGTCTTCAAATCAAAACAGAATCTGGTGAAACCTACGCAAAGAATTTATCAGGTGGTAACCAGCAAAAAGTCGTTATCGCTAAATGGGTCGGAATCGGTCCGAGAGTATTAATTTTGGACGAACCGACAAGAGGTGTCGATGTTGGTGCAAAACGTGAAATCTATCAGCTGATGAATGAGCTTACCGATCGTGGTGTAGCCATCATCATGGTTTCGTCCGAACTGCCAGAAGTTCTTGGTATGAGCGACCGGATCCTGGTCGTTCACGAAGGAAGAATCAATGGTGAGCTTCCGAAGAATGAAGCCACACAAGAAAAGATTATGACATATGCAACGGGAGGACAGTAA
- the rbsD gene encoding D-ribose pyranase, translated as MKRQGMLNSHISKVLSDLGHTDLIVIADAGLPIPSDVPRIDLALTIGVPSFAEVVQAVNDDMVVENVILASEIQENNEKTLQFMKKNFSDTEIEFLSHEDFKERTKHAKVVIRTGEVTPYANCILQAGVIF; from the coding sequence ATGAAGCGACAAGGAATGTTGAACAGTCATATCTCAAAAGTACTAAGTGACCTTGGTCATACCGATCTTATCGTGATTGCTGATGCAGGGCTTCCGATTCCAAGTGATGTTCCGCGGATCGATCTCGCTTTAACAATCGGCGTCCCGAGTTTTGCAGAGGTTGTTCAGGCAGTAAATGACGATATGGTTGTCGAAAACGTGATTTTAGCGAGTGAAATACAAGAAAACAACGAAAAAACGCTTCAATTTATGAAGAAGAATTTTTCAGATACAGAAATTGAATTTTTATCGCATGAAGATTTTAAAGAAAGAACAAAGCATGCAAAAGTGGTGATTCGCACAGGTGAAGTCACACCTTACGCAAACTGTATTTTACAAGCAGGTGTAATCTTCTAG
- the rbsK gene encoding ribokinase produces MVKIVVIGSSSMDLVVTSDKRPGAGETVLGSSFKTVPGGKGANQAVAAARLGADVTMIGCVGDDHYGASILENFKQNDVNVTNVEPVTDTESGTAHIILAEGDNSIVVVKGANDHVSPQYVKKSLDLIKEADMVLIQQEIPEETVEYVSEVCKEHDVSLLLNPAPARPLSQNVIDKASYITPNEHEAAVLFNGLSTEEALKQYPNKVFITEGKDGVRYHDGEKEVLVPSYPVEAVDTTGAGDTFNAALAVALAEGKSICNSLRFANRAASLSVTKFGAQGGMPLRKEVEETL; encoded by the coding sequence ATGGTTAAGATTGTGGTTATTGGCAGTTCTTCAATGGATTTAGTTGTTACATCGGATAAGCGTCCTGGAGCAGGAGAAACAGTTTTAGGCAGCTCGTTTAAAACCGTACCCGGAGGAAAAGGTGCAAACCAGGCTGTCGCAGCTGCTCGTCTAGGCGCAGACGTAACCATGATCGGATGTGTAGGCGATGATCATTATGGAGCTAGCATTTTAGAAAATTTTAAACAAAATGATGTTAATGTAACCAATGTGGAACCGGTTACAGATACTGAAAGCGGTACGGCTCATATCATTTTAGCTGAAGGTGACAACAGCATCGTCGTTGTAAAAGGCGCGAATGATCATGTGTCACCTCAATATGTGAAAAAGTCACTGGATCTTATTAAAGAAGCTGATATGGTGCTCATTCAGCAAGAGATTCCAGAAGAAACGGTTGAATACGTGAGTGAAGTTTGTAAAGAGCACGATGTTTCACTGCTGTTGAACCCGGCACCCGCTCGCCCGCTTTCGCAAAATGTGATAGACAAAGCGAGCTACATCACACCAAATGAACATGAAGCGGCGGTATTGTTTAATGGTTTATCGACAGAAGAGGCATTAAAGCAATATCCAAACAAAGTTTTTATTACAGAGGGTAAAGATGGCGTTCGGTATCATGATGGTGAAAAAGAGGTGCTCGTTCCCTCTTATCCAGTTGAAGCAGTCGACACGACAGGTGCAGGTGATACGTTCAACGCCGCACTAGCTGTAGCATTAGCAGAAGGTAAAAGCATCTGCAACAGCCTTCGATTTGCTAACCGAGCAGCTTCCCTATCGGTTACGAAGTTTGGGGCACAAGGCGGAATGCCACTGAGAAAAGAAGTGGAGGAAACGTTATGA